The Acipenser ruthenus chromosome 15, fAciRut3.2 maternal haplotype, whole genome shotgun sequence genomic sequence CAGATTCTGATCTCTCTGTGCCCCTAGCTGAGAAGTATTGCCCGCTGCTGAAGAAGGAAGGGGGAATCGTCCTTCTGCAGAAAGTGTTGGAGCTGGGAAAGTCCAGGCAGGAAACCAAGGAAATGGCTCGGTAAGGACTTGATCAGCAAACAATATTAACAGCGCTGTGTCGGATATCGGAGTATTCAAACAAGCAGTTTATGAACCACTGTGAACGTCATGCAACGGATATCAAAGCCTAAATGACGTTTGGAATAAATAAGACCCATTCTGCTACACAGAAGACTgtggcccttttttttttttttttttatacttttttaatCATACTTTTGTTCTCCAGCGAAATGTATTCTAATAAGcctttacattttgaaagaatttttttttgcatcagtCTTCCTAATGGTATGCTTATTTCGATTCTTCAGGATGGTCGTTGACCAGTGCAGCAACTTCAAAGAAGACCACATGGACACTACAAggtaaaaagagaaaagaaaacggcAGGAAGGcgccagaaaaaaaacaagagactcccCACTTTTCTCAGCATTGTTTTTTGTCTTTCACAATTTACTGTTATTACGGGAGGAACTTTTGCTTCTCAGCCACGTTGCCGGAAGGAACCTCCACAGGAGACACCAGcaggagatggagagagggggTTTGCAGAGAAGAGGGGCGTGGGGGGAGGGGTGGTTTTTAGTGTTGCACAGGGCAAACTTTACATGTACaagtgatgattttttttttttttaaaggaaaaaaaaatatgggagttgtttgtatctttttctcttactgtgttaaaaaaaaaaaaaaaaaaacatgcttccgGTATTTCTCCTAATGTTTCACAGCTCTTGGGTAAAAGACCTTGAATAAGCTTTGACTCAGAAACAGGCCCAGGGGCAGAGAAACACTGCTTGTCGAAATCATATTGCTCAGTTTCCCTCCCTCCTCAGAGTTCCAGTAGCTGGCCTGATGGCTTAACACACTATTGTCTTCGTGCTTTGAACCGGTCCACGGCCCTGGAGAGTGTGGCACTGTTGTTTTGTGACTATGTGGCCAGATAATCCACGCAGAGCTGCATGAAACGATGATGTGATCATTCGgataagctctccacaggtgaggggcaTTGGTGTTGGCTGGGCTAATTTAACActcaagtgaagaaacagctgcttgggtttgtgtggatcgctgttctccacagagtcttgAGAAAAGCAGTgatcatcacaaatccaagcagctgtttctgcaaTTGTTTCACTTGCAAGGGTAAATCAGCCCAGTCCACCACAGTGACCCTCACCTATGGAGAGCTTATCTGAATAATGGAATAATCGTTACCTGCAGCTCTAAACCCACACGTCACGGTCAGCGTTTAGCGGCACTTTTGCACATGCATCGGATGAGCGTGGAGACTGAACCATCTTCACCCCCGTGGAGGGTGGTCCTCCTGGGCAGGGCTGAGGGGTTGACCGGCTAGGCACAGTTGGGAAGCACGTTGGCATGCTTGCTCTGCCCTTAGGTCCGGTTGATGTGGAAATGATTTAATCCACAGGCCATGCAGAACTTGCATTAATAGACATTCATCAGCAGGGGTCACAGCTGGGAGTGATGGAACCTCCAAATGCAAATGCACAATGCGCACCAGAAACACATTgaacacacacatgcgcacacttAAACACTCGCAGAAGATTTGTACACTTTGTGAATATAACAAGGGGAAAAAAAGCGACAGATTCCAACAACATTTTATTATTGAAGCAGTAGCTGTCTCTGCCCTGGCCTGGTTTGAATTCTGtggtttgattgttttttttaaaaatattatatataatacaatctaaacttttttgtttgtattttatgttttttttttttgtgaacttgtAAAAACTTAGCGGGTGATGCACGGCTGCTGTTTTTACTTTGACGAATCACATTTCAATGTAAATGTATCTCCTtgtaaaacaaaaaggtaccTCCTTCAATGATAAATGTTTAtcgtttccccccccccccccccccccttgctttATGCTGTACCGTTTTAGTAAGATGAAAGTGAATATAAAGAGTTTGACATGTGTTTGGGCTTGTCTGTCTGCATTCTCACACACATGTCCACCCCTGCATGTCCTGGGATGAGTGATATGCCTAAAAACAGATAATAAGCACAAGAACCTCCCCTAACTATCACACATTAAAACCTCTGAGGCTGGTGCTCAGCGAAGCCCTGGTATTGTGTTTTGCACTGCATACTGTATAGGGGTGGGGTCAGAATGACAGTTCATCTTTCTCTGAAAGTCACAtcagaaataaatcaataaaacgcATCGAAATGTGTTCCTTTGCTTCCCTGGAATTAACTAGATTGCATTCCTGGATTCCTTACcttaaagctgagggaaaacaaagtcattttttttttcaggagcccGGCCTAGTCTGAGGCATgccaatgtactgtatttttttcgcATCATCATGAAAAGTGTAATTATAGTTATTTGCTGGCCCTGTATTTCCAAGGCTCTGTTTCCGCCATGTGCTCACGGCTCATTGCTGCAAGCCAATCTTATCGCGCTTGTTATTTTCCAAGGGCATTGTGGGAGGGTTATGTAAAAGAAAGATGGCAGCTGCCTGTGGTGGAGCACTTGGACGGATCGGCTTGCAGTTTCTCCGGACCCGCGGCGGTATCGCCGGTCCTGTTCCGCTGCAAGGAGCGGGGAGGTCGTATGGAACCGGGGGCGGTTCGGGGTCCCGATCCAAATGGTTTTGGACTCTCCCGGGTCGGAGATTTAGCGGCAGGGTGTTGGGATGTGCGTTCCTGCTCGGTGGAGGAGGACTGGGATTGTACCACACAGTTAAATTCTGTTTCCACAATCAATTTGCGCAACAAATGACACCGCAGGTATGAGAGCGCAAccatatatataagaaaaaatgaTAACGCTAAATTGTTGCAGTTTCTATCTCCGCTATTATTAGTAGTACATTcacgtgtattttatttgtattgcaatAAAAcagtcagttttgttttttagattttaaaacaaaaacgcaTTGACATTATTCTGCACGTTACAATATTGATGCAGCACgtaattgaaaatgtatttgtaatgtttgtttaagAAGATAAGTTGTGTTTTTGAATCTGGATGACAAGAAGTTGCTTATTAATTTAGCTTCGGCAACATGCTGTATTCAGATAATTTGCTGTTGGTGTAAATTGCTAGTCTTGTATAATGTGACTTGTTTTTACTGAGTGTGCGATTTTATTTGTAGAAGTGTTCCTTTATAAGGACATCTGAATGTCAATATTAATTTCTACCGTAGCTACGTGTATAAACAATGCGCGGTGACGCTAGACCATGTGCACACACGGAAGCTGGCGTTTGTTTTTCACAATGATGACGTTGAATCCGAACGCCTGCGTTTGTGCGCGCGTAACACCCTTTTGCTTCGGTCCAGTCTGACACGGGTGACCTGCGGCTGACCTTGTACCAGTATAAGACCTGCCCTTTCTGCAGCAAGGTCCGAGCCTTCCTCGACTACCATGGGCTGCCCTATGACATCGTGGAAGTCAACCCAGTCATGCGGAAAGAAATCCAGTTCTCCCAGTACAGGAAAGTGCCCATCCTGCTGGCGGACGACGGCGAAACATTGGTGAGTACCACTAGCGTCTGGATAAGAAATACACTGTACAGGGCTACTGCAGATCCAGGTGCATCATTCACCCGAGTACTTTCACTGTCTAGTTCTGCCCTGTTAGTTAGTGTTTTATTGAATGCCAACCaaccttttgtttaaataataattgagatatacagtAAAGGTATATGACACCCATTTCATTATAATTCATGTCTATCAGGATATTTATATCAAGGGCAACTAcatgtgattttaaaataatacaaatcccAGGACTtgctaaagtgtttttttgtgtgtgtgttccccaCAGCAGCTGAATGACTCATCTGTGATTAGCAGCGCGATCAAGACATACATGATATCGAAGTAAGAACATCTAACCTCTGTGTCGATTTCATGTATTTATACCAATCCTTGATCACGCAGTGGACACCAAAGGCTATATCTTGGCAACCAGTTGTTACTGGTGAAGGCTTGTTGGCATATTGATGAGCAGCTTTATCAACGTGCTGCTGTTCATGGCCTTTGAAGACTAAGTGTAGGTCACGGTGTGTTAGCTACTGTCTCCTTGCTTCATCCTGCAGGGATAAAAACCTGAAGCAGATTCTCTCGTACTACCCTGAGATGAAGTACAAGGACGAGAAAGGGAAGGAGGTGACTGAATACAGCAACAAGTACTGGGTGATGCTGGGGGAGCAGGAGGTGGAAGAGCACTACCCTTCCAAAGAGTCCATGACGTAAGTCCTTCGAGGGATCCGCGGTGTGTGTCACATCTGCCGTTTCTCATGCCTTCCATCCATCAGGATGAAGTCTGTTGTCTCCGCGGTTGAGGTCAGTTCCtgagttttaaaatccatttcgaTTCCCATTCCTTGGAAGGAAGGGGGGGTTGGTGTTATAGAGGCGTGATCATGGTCGTGGTTGATCAGCTGCTTTCATTCGAAGCCAAGTGAACGTGTCGCCGCTGTGAGAAGCTGATCAGTGAGGTGAAGGGGTTTGGAACTCTTAAAAGGAAATGGAGCTGCATTGGAACTCCAGCCCTGGTTGTCTCCATTCCTTGGCTCAGGGTCTCAAGAGGGCTGGAATCTAGGTTATAGAGGGTACTTCTTCTTCTAGGTTTCCCTGAGTTTGCGATTgagtttgcgtgtgtgtgtgctggcttgtgtgtgtgcgtgctggcttgtgtgtgtgtgtgctggcttttgtgtgtgcgtgctggcttgtgtgtgtgcgtgctggcttgtgtgtgtgcgtgtgtgtgtgtgtgtgcaggctcgTGTGcatgggcgtgtgtgtgtgtgctggctcgtgtgtgcgtgtgtgctggctcgtgtgcgtgcgtgcgagtgTCCTCCCTGGTAATGGTGTTGATGTGCTTCTCTCTCCTCCCATCCCTCTCAGGGAGGAGGTTAAGTGGCGTCGCTGGGTGGATGACTGGCTGGTTCACCTCATCTCCCCCAACGTGTACCGCACCCCGACCGAAGCGCTGGCCTCCTTCGACTACATCGTCCGCGAGGGCAAGTTCGGCTCCTTCGAGGGCTTCTGCGCCAAGTACCTGGGCGCGGCCGCCATGTTCATCATCAGCAAGAGGCTCAAGAGCAGGTACGGGCGGGGGAGCTGGCTGGCATATAATGAAGGAAACTAAAGCAGACCCACGTTTCAGGGATTCTATGGGGGACATTAATGTAAAGAAACTGCTTGAAGATGTAGTGTGTCCCTGTTGTGGCTCGGTTTGCTCCAGCACTGACTGCCCACCCTGCCCTGTGCTTCCATTCCCAGACACGAGCTGCAGAGCGACGTCAGGCAGGACCTGTACAAGGCCGTGAACGACTGGGTCACAGCCATCGGCAAGAAGAGGCAGTTCATGGGAGGCACTCGACCCAACCTCGCCGACCTGGTAGGAACATCTCTGTGCGAAACCCCTAGAAACAGCACTGCAGtccagaaaaacaaaaggatCTGGCCGTATTCAGCAACAACCTTTGTTGAAACCCTTTCATGCTTGAAATACTGAAGGTTTTGGACACACTCATATATATTGAAAATGTTCCCTGTGTCCCTCCCCAGGCGGTGTATGGGGTGCTGCGTGTGATGGAGGGACTGCAGGCCTTCGATGACATGATGGCCCACACCAGCGTGCAGCCCTGGTACGAGCGCATGGAGAGAGCGACCAAGCAGCACCAGGGGAAGCACTAGTGACCCGACCCGAGGCTTACAGAACAGAGGAGGGCATGAAACAGGCGCCAGAATCACCTCTGTGTTCCACACCTGGAGCACTGGGAGATGCAATGGCTACaccttcacccattccaggttttacttcgaGCTTGGTTAGTCACgttgtataggtaacaagcacagacgagtcttattaaactctcaTAGTAAAACATGGAGTGGATCCAGCTGCTATGCAGTCTCCTAACATCCTCTGTTCTAGAAACCTGGCTGCCCCCTCATCCATCTCCCAAACAGAACCCTGGATTCTCATTATCTTCCTGAAGACCCCAGCCTTAGATTTGGTGTGGGTCAAGATCCTTTCTCTTGTTTTCTGGCAAACTTAAGACCATGCCAGACCCTACAATGAAGGACACAAACTGTTCACAGTATCGATTGTGTATTATTGGTAATCCTACAGTTTCAGTAGTAATTTGCACGGGACATGTTTTAAGAATGGTAAAGATTAAATTATAAGATGCAGTGTGTCTGCCATCCTGTAGGGGGAGCTGTTGGACCGATACTGCATTGTTCTCTTTTCTAAACTGTAGG encodes the following:
- the LOC117964674 gene encoding prostaglandin E synthase 2-like — translated: MAAACGGALGRIGLQFLRTRGGIAGPVPLQGAGRSYGTGGGSGSRSKWFWTLPGRRFSGRVLGCAFLLGGGGLGLYHTVKFCFHNQFAQQMTPQSDTGDLRLTLYQYKTCPFCSKVRAFLDYHGLPYDIVEVNPVMRKEIQFSQYRKVPILLADDGETLQLNDSSVISSAIKTYMISKDKNLKQILSYYPEMKYKDEKGKEVTEYSNKYWVMLGEQEVEEHYPSKESMTEEVKWRRWVDDWLVHLISPNVYRTPTEALASFDYIVREGKFGSFEGFCAKYLGAAAMFIISKRLKSRHELQSDVRQDLYKAVNDWVTAIGKKRQFMGGTRPNLADLAVYGVLRVMEGLQAFDDMMAHTSVQPWYERMERATKQHQGKH